The following proteins are encoded in a genomic region of Porphyrobacter sp. CACIAM 03H1:
- a CDS encoding phage holin family protein, which produces MNDVPRTPASRTAASPAGGDHNIVDLVGRLTQQGAHLAREQVSLMQAEIREATNDIKVAVGAMAGAAVVGIAGLGVLLMGIAYYVGDALDDVPLGTTLVGVVTLVIALIMYAGARKKVGAANIRPDRSIDTLTDTPAAVTGDIPQSGGR; this is translated from the coding sequence ATGAACGATGTTCCCCGCACCCCCGCATCCCGCACTGCCGCGTCGCCTGCGGGCGGTGACCACAACATCGTCGATCTGGTCGGCCGGCTGACCCAGCAGGGCGCGCATCTCGCCCGTGAGCAGGTAAGCCTGATGCAGGCCGAGATCCGCGAGGCGACGAACGACATCAAGGTCGCCGTCGGCGCGATGGCGGGTGCCGCGGTGGTCGGCATCGCCGGGCTTGGCGTGCTGCTGATGGGCATCGCCTATTACGTCGGCGACGCGCTCGACGATGTCCCGCTTGGCACCACGCTTGTCGGTGTCGTGACACTGGTAATCGCGCTGATCATGTATGCCGGCGCGCGCAAGAAGGTGGGCGCCGCCAACATCAGGCCCGATCGCAGCATCGACACCCTCACCGATACTCCCGCCGCCGTGACCGGCGACATTCCCCAATCCGGAGGACGATAA
- a CDS encoding DUF3618 domain-containing protein → MAQTQDQRSPEEIEREIRATQAEMSRTARQIEGELTPRNIMDALLDKAGDNGVDGRYLIDAARRNPLALGMIAIGGLWLVSDADARPSAMGLPMRRSNGSGNGKGNDGHGDHWHPEHRSYVEHMARCEPQPGEDEQSYRRRRDHSRASYFMLEQGHDEDESAFRRRLDEATEGLRQRRERMSEGARAFAGQSRDRTRQAMDDARGFYFDNPLLGGLAAAFVGAVAGSALPATRTEEDYVGGLGEQALDAAGSRARQAGEEVRHRKDDMLDEVDHRLGVGETDGEGGSDRPPRFGEEA, encoded by the coding sequence ATGGCCCAGACACAAGACCAGCGCAGCCCAGAAGAGATCGAGCGTGAGATCCGCGCGACCCAGGCGGAAATGAGCCGCACCGCGCGCCAGATCGAAGGCGAGCTGACCCCGCGCAACATCATGGACGCCCTGCTCGACAAGGCCGGCGATAACGGGGTCGACGGGCGCTACCTGATCGATGCCGCGCGGCGCAATCCGCTGGCGCTCGGCATGATCGCCATCGGCGGGTTGTGGCTCGTGAGCGACGCCGACGCGCGCCCCTCGGCGATGGGGCTGCCGATGCGCCGCAGCAACGGCAGCGGCAACGGCAAAGGGAACGACGGCCATGGCGACCATTGGCACCCCGAGCACCGCAGCTATGTCGAGCACATGGCGCGCTGCGAACCCCAGCCGGGCGAGGACGAACAGAGCTATCGCCGCCGCCGCGATCACAGCCGGGCGAGCTACTTCATGCTCGAACAGGGCCACGACGAGGACGAGAGCGCCTTCCGCCGCCGGCTCGACGAGGCGACCGAGGGGCTCCGCCAGCGCCGCGAGCGCATGAGCGAGGGCGCGCGCGCCTTTGCCGGGCAATCGCGCGATCGCACCCGCCAGGCGATGGACGATGCGCGCGGGTTCTATTTCGACAACCCGCTGCTGGGCGGCCTGGCCGCGGCCTTCGTCGGCGCAGTCGCCGGGTCGGCCCTGCCCGCGACCCGGACCGAGGAGGATTACGTCGGCGGTCTCGGCGAACAGGCGCTCGATGCCGCAGGCTCGCGCGCGCGGCAGGCGGGCGAGGAGGTGCGTCATCGCAAGGACGACATGCTGGACGAGGTCGACCACCGGCTCGGCGTCGGCGAGACCGACGGGGAAGGCGGCAGCGACCGTCCGCCGCGCTTCGGCGAAGAGGCCTGA
- the gntA gene encoding guanitoxin biosynthesis heme-dependent pre-guanitoxin N-hydroxylase GntA, with protein MPTAPAPAMHERLEAGLIDLIEQPDFPCVGAKSALAQGGLAVEAALSILAPADDLRIHDRIARWSREPDGDEGTFRSLAVVFAGPRGLDEVGFEAALWARLSALTAIDRARGFAPAPGYSDDPGDPSFALSFGGRAYFAVGLHPQASRAARRAPAPTIVFNLHDQFTALREAERYERMREVILARDAALDGEPNPMLARHGETSEARQYSGRMVGEDWVCPFAAGRRGS; from the coding sequence TTGCCCACCGCCCCCGCCCCCGCCATGCACGAACGGCTCGAGGCCGGACTGATCGACCTGATCGAACAGCCGGATTTCCCCTGTGTCGGCGCCAAGTCCGCCCTTGCGCAGGGGGGGCTCGCGGTGGAAGCCGCGCTCTCGATCCTCGCGCCTGCCGACGATCTGCGCATCCACGACCGGATCGCGCGGTGGAGCCGGGAGCCCGATGGCGACGAGGGAACCTTCCGCAGCCTCGCCGTGGTGTTCGCCGGGCCGCGCGGGCTGGATGAGGTCGGCTTCGAGGCGGCGCTCTGGGCGCGGCTTTCCGCGCTCACCGCGATCGACCGCGCGCGCGGCTTCGCCCCTGCGCCGGGATACAGCGACGATCCGGGCGACCCTTCCTTCGCGCTCAGCTTCGGCGGCAGGGCCTATTTCGCGGTCGGGCTCCACCCGCAGGCCTCGCGCGCCGCCCGCCGCGCGCCGGCACCCACGATCGTCTTCAACCTCCACGACCAATTCACCGCGCTGCGCGAGGCCGAACGCTACGAACGTATGCGCGAGGTGATCCTCGCCCGCGACGCGGCGCTCGACGGCGAGCCCAACCCCATGCTCGCCCGCCACGGCGAGACCAGCGAGGCGCGGCAATACAGCGGGCGGATGGTCGGCGAGGACTGGGTCTGCCCCTTCGCCGCGGGCAGGCGGGGCTCGTGA
- a CDS encoding DUF1989 domain-containing protein encodes MERIAPRSGIALRLPRGAELTVIDPEGGQVSDMLAVSAEDPREILSNGRTFDYEESLRLTTGARLWSNRSRVMLTIIEDTAPHHDFLLTPCSEDTFRHFYPDKPVHRGCFGNLAEALAPFGVEPDSIPAAFNIFMNVTIAPDGRLAVLPPQTKPGDLVRFRAEMDLVVGLTACSAYASNGGTFKPIDFGVMRVL; translated from the coding sequence ATCGAGCGGATCGCGCCGCGCAGCGGGATCGCCCTGCGCCTGCCGCGCGGGGCGGAGCTTACCGTGATCGACCCCGAGGGCGGGCAGGTGAGCGACATGCTGGCAGTTTCGGCCGAGGATCCGCGCGAGATCCTCTCCAACGGGCGGACCTTCGATTACGAGGAAAGCCTGCGCCTGACCACAGGCGCGCGCCTGTGGTCGAACCGCTCGCGGGTGATGCTGACGATCATCGAGGACACCGCGCCGCACCACGATTTCCTGCTGACGCCCTGCTCCGAGGACACCTTCCGCCACTTCTATCCGGACAAGCCGGTGCACCGCGGCTGCTTCGGCAATCTCGCCGAGGCGCTCGCACCCTTCGGGGTCGAGCCGGACAGCATTCCGGCGGCGTTCAACATCTTCATGAACGTGACCATCGCGCCCGACGGCAGGCTGGCGGTGCTGCCGCCACAGACGAAGCCCGGCGATCTCGTCCGCTTCCGCGCGGAAATGGATCTGGTCGTGGGCCTCACCGCCTGTTCGGCCTATGCCTCCAACGGCGGCACCTTCAAGCCGATCGATTTCGGGGTGATGCGGGTGCTCTAG